CGAGCAAATTGGACAGTTTATGGCCGGCCTTCCCGGTAAGAGGGAGGAAGCCATATGAACGAACAACCTGTACCCGGAGCATTGACATTGGATAATAAAGCTCCAAAGCCGGGACGATTCTCGCTTCGGCTGGAAATCGATTCGTCCCGGCCGGGAAATCCATGGTGGGTCACGATTGTTTCCATTCTTCTTGCATTGGTTGTATGCGGAGTTTTTATTGCCGCGAACGGCATGAATCCCGTAACCGTCTATGCCAAAATGCTTCAGGGAGCATTCGGATCGGAATTCGGCATCACCGAGACGCTGGTCAAGTCGATTCCTCTGCTGCTGTGCGGAATCGGCGTTGCGATCGCCTACCGTATTTCGATATGGAATATCGGTGCGGAAGGACAGTTCGCCGCCGGGGCGATTGCGGCTACGGCGGTCACGATTTATTTTCCCGACTTGCCCGGATATTTCGCTATTCCGTTGATGATTGTTTTCAGTGTCGCCGCAGGCGGGTTATGGGGACTGCTGACCGCAATTCCGAGGACCTATTTTCAGGTCAATGAGCTGATAACTTCCCTGATGCTTAATTATGTAGCACTGCTCGCAATGGATTATGTTGTATTCGGTCCGTGGAAGGATCCGAAGGGGTTCAATTTTCCGGGTACTCCAATGTTCACGGATGCGCAATCGCTGCCTGTGCTGGGGGACACGAGGCTTCATGCCGGGCTTTTATTCGGGATTATTGCGGTTTTGTTATACGCGTTTACTGTCCGCTACACCAGATGGGGATATGAGCTTCGGCTCATCGGCGCGAATGCCGAGGCTGCGAAGAATGCCGGCATTCGCATCGGCAGGCACATTCTGGTCGTTATGATCATAAGCGGCGGGCTTGCCGGACTCGCGGGTATGAGTGAAGTAGCCGGCGTCTCGCACCGGCTTATGTATGGCATTTCGCCAGGATATGGTTATACTGCCATTATCGTCGCGTGGCTTGCCAAATTAAATCCGGTCGGATTAATTGTGGCATCTGTGTTGTTCGGAGGCTTGATCGTCGGGGGCTACAGCGTCCAAACGATCGGCCTGCCCTCTTCGATTTCCGATATGCTTCAGGGTGCAATCTTGTTTTTTCTCATCGCCGGCGGCGTAATCGGCAAGCTGCGGGTGAGGCGAGCCGTATGAAAGGAGCGGATTTCTCATGGAAGTATGGATTCAAGTGTTAAACGCGGCAATCGCTTCCGGAACGCCGCTTCTGTTCGCAACGCTAGGCGGCATATTGATTGAACGCTGCGGCATTATTCAGCTTGGCGCGGAAGGCTTGATGCTTATGGGAGCCGTTACGGCGTGCCTGACATATTTGCATACGGGAAGCTTGACGCTCACACTGCTTGCCGTATTTGCGGTTAGCGCATTGCTCGGCTTGATCCACGCTTCGCTTACGGTATCGCTGCGGACGAATCAAATCGTCACAGGTCTCGCCATGACGCTGTTCAGTTCCGGCTTCAGCGCTTATCTGGGCAAATCCGTAAGCGGCAATCCGGTCCCGCTTGCCGTTCCGAAGCTGCATTTGACCTGGATTGAGGGGGTGCCGGTTATCGGTGATATTTTCGGCCGGCTGGATGTGCTGACCTGGGCCAGCTTCGTGCTCGTTATCGTCATGCATTTGTTCATCCACCGCACCTCCTGGGGACTTCACCTTAGGGCTATCGGCGACAATCCCCCAACCGCGGATGTGATGGGCATTCGCGTCAACGCGCTTCGATATGTATATATTACTGCCGGATCGATGCTGATCGGGCTGGCCGGCGCTGATTTGCTGCTTGTTTATACTCCGTCATGGATTGAAGGCATGACCGCAGGCAGAGGATGGATCGCCGTCGCGCTTATTATTTTTGCGAGGTGGAATCCGGTTCGCGCACTGCTCTGCGCGTATTTCTTCGGCATGCTCGACACGCTCGGCTTCCGCATTCAGCTGCTCGGCAGCGAAGTGCCCTCCTATTTTCTGAAAATGATTCCTTACATTGTCACCATCCTCGTCCTGATGGCACTCGGCTGGAGAAACCGCAACAAACCTTCCGGGGCGCCGGAGTCGCTCGGCGTTCCCTATATTCGGGAGCAGAGATATTAAGTCGAAAT
This is a stretch of genomic DNA from Paenibacillus sp. sptzw28. It encodes these proteins:
- a CDS encoding ABC transporter permease, which produces MNEQPVPGALTLDNKAPKPGRFSLRLEIDSSRPGNPWWVTIVSILLALVVCGVFIAANGMNPVTVYAKMLQGAFGSEFGITETLVKSIPLLLCGIGVAIAYRISIWNIGAEGQFAAGAIAATAVTIYFPDLPGYFAIPLMIVFSVAAGGLWGLLTAIPRTYFQVNELITSLMLNYVALLAMDYVVFGPWKDPKGFNFPGTPMFTDAQSLPVLGDTRLHAGLLFGIIAVLLYAFTVRYTRWGYELRLIGANAEAAKNAGIRIGRHILVVMIISGGLAGLAGMSEVAGVSHRLMYGISPGYGYTAIIVAWLAKLNPVGLIVASVLFGGLIVGGYSVQTIGLPSSISDMLQGAILFFLIAGGVIGKLRVRRAV
- a CDS encoding ABC transporter permease, with the protein product MEVWIQVLNAAIASGTPLLFATLGGILIERCGIIQLGAEGLMLMGAVTACLTYLHTGSLTLTLLAVFAVSALLGLIHASLTVSLRTNQIVTGLAMTLFSSGFSAYLGKSVSGNPVPLAVPKLHLTWIEGVPVIGDIFGRLDVLTWASFVLVIVMHLFIHRTSWGLHLRAIGDNPPTADVMGIRVNALRYVYITAGSMLIGLAGADLLLVYTPSWIEGMTAGRGWIAVALIIFARWNPVRALLCAYFFGMLDTLGFRIQLLGSEVPSYFLKMIPYIVTILVLMALGWRNRNKPSGAPESLGVPYIREQRY